One segment of Pyramidobacter piscolens W5455 DNA contains the following:
- a CDS encoding M20 metallopeptidase family protein has translation MADRQDSVTRASEAAVALRRELHRHPELSWREVETTKKIAARMAELGVSVIKKGFKGTQCGLVAEIKGAKPGPTLMIRADIDALPVAEDPSHDVASECAGVMHACGHDAHAAILVGVAQVVQEHRDELCGAVRFLFQPAEEAGPGSGAPAVIADGALEGVDAIIGEHVQSQMPAGKIGWKKGPMMASADIWDIVIHGKGGHGASPHQAVNPMLCAAALIPALTAIAPQEVSALEPVVVGIGAIKAGEARNVIPDTCTMCGTVRCSNMETREAMPERFKRIVDGIASAWDCTAELKYEMVYPVTVNNPGVIDWILDVAKAEGLEESLVERELSMGSEDFSYYGEKIPAAYINLGMGTGAPHHSAEFRVDDAVVPLGVKLFSALALDYGRSRGK, from the coding sequence ATGGCAGACAGGCAGGACAGCGTCACACGCGCTTCCGAAGCGGCCGTGGCCTTGCGCCGCGAGCTTCACCGTCACCCGGAACTTTCCTGGCGCGAGGTGGAGACGACGAAAAAAATCGCCGCCCGGATGGCGGAACTCGGCGTTTCCGTGATCAAAAAAGGATTCAAGGGCACTCAGTGCGGCCTCGTCGCCGAGATCAAGGGGGCTAAGCCCGGACCGACGCTGATGATCCGCGCCGACATCGACGCGCTGCCCGTCGCCGAGGATCCGTCCCACGACGTCGCGTCCGAATGCGCGGGCGTCATGCACGCCTGCGGGCACGACGCCCACGCGGCCATCCTCGTCGGCGTCGCTCAGGTGGTGCAGGAGCACCGGGACGAACTGTGCGGCGCGGTGAGGTTCCTGTTTCAGCCCGCCGAGGAGGCCGGCCCCGGCTCCGGCGCGCCGGCGGTGATCGCCGACGGCGCGCTCGAAGGCGTCGACGCGATTATCGGCGAGCACGTGCAGAGCCAGATGCCGGCCGGTAAAATCGGCTGGAAGAAGGGGCCGATGATGGCCTCCGCCGACATCTGGGACATCGTCATCCACGGCAAGGGCGGCCACGGCGCCAGCCCGCATCAGGCCGTCAATCCGATGCTCTGCGCCGCGGCCCTGATCCCCGCCCTGACAGCCATCGCGCCGCAGGAAGTGAGCGCGCTCGAACCCGTCGTCGTAGGTATCGGCGCCATCAAGGCGGGCGAGGCCCGCAACGTCATTCCCGACACCTGCACGATGTGCGGCACCGTGCGCTGTTCCAACATGGAGACGCGCGAAGCCATGCCCGAACGTTTCAAACGTATCGTCGATGGTATCGCCTCCGCGTGGGACTGCACGGCCGAGCTGAAGTACGAGATGGTTTATCCGGTCACCGTCAACAATCCCGGCGTCATCGACTGGATTCTGGACGTGGCGAAGGCCGAGGGGCTTGAGGAAAGCCTCGTGGAGCGCGAGCTCAGCATGGGTTCCGAGGATTTCAGCTACTACGGCGAAAAAATCCCCGCTGCCTACATCAACCTCGGCATGGGGACCGGCGCGCCGCATCACAGCGCCG